Proteins encoded together in one Janthinobacterium tructae window:
- a CDS encoding Lrp/AsnC ligand binding domain-containing protein, which yields MLDKISKKILMELQSDGRISNVELAARVNLSPAACLERVRKLHESGYIMGYTAQLNPQLLDVSLLVFIEVVLDRTTPEVFDAFKHSVQIIPEVLECHMVAGGFDYLVKARVKDMAAYREFLGKTLLQKGVRETHTYAVMEEVKNTTKLPIK from the coding sequence ATGCTGGACAAGATCAGTAAGAAAATCTTGATGGAATTGCAGAGCGATGGACGCATCAGCAATGTGGAGCTGGCTGCGCGCGTGAACCTGTCGCCGGCCGCCTGCCTGGAGCGCGTGCGCAAATTGCACGAATCCGGTTACATCATGGGCTATACGGCCCAGTTGAACCCGCAGCTGCTCGACGTCTCGCTGCTGGTGTTCATCGAAGTGGTGCTCGATCGCACGACACCGGAAGTGTTCGACGCCTTCAAGCATAGCGTACAAATCATCCCAGAGGTACTGGAATGTCATATGGTCGCTGGCGGTTTCGATTACCTGGTCAAGGCGCGCGTCAAGGACATGGCCGCCTACCGCGAATTCCTGGGCAAGACGCTGTTGCAGAAAGGTGTGCGGGAAACCCACACTTATGCCGTCATGGAAGAGGTCAAAAACACCACCAAATTGCCAATTAAGTGA
- a CDS encoding methyl-accepting chemotaxis protein, with protein MKQLQHQLVRFFAFTILAMAVACCLAYLLLLSGGDHPYLIACVAAAIGAALLAFAGRPRGEPGLHQFADTVGNAIDAIMIGAAETSYFVDSVKQKVELDVRTASDIADSSAQNAVMTEKIAANAERAAKVAAGVRVESVAARAEVDQGLHRINKAREEAQGASSTMLSLQDKSKRITGFTEAISDISARTNLLALNAAIEAARAGEHGRGFAVVAGEVRQLAQRTKEASDEISVMVREINEQSEKAARGMSSLAEGVTEAARNVESVHASLSHIEQSSGESEDAIGQIARASREHVETTQLIADAIEQIRDSMLSTNVALPRATQSAMALAERAEAIAGALGESSVATPHDEIRETAQRAAREVGKLFEQAIASGRITREALFDRHYRPIPNTNPPKHNTKFDAFTDKVLPELQEGVLAALPHLAYAGAVDNNGYFPTHNKKFSQPLTGDYATDMVNNRTKRIFSDRTGKRCGSNTKPFLLQTYKRDTGEVMHDLSVPIHVDGKHWGGFRIGYRSSSHA; from the coding sequence ATGAAGCAGTTGCAGCATCAGCTGGTGCGTTTCTTTGCATTCACGATCCTGGCCATGGCCGTCGCCTGTTGCCTGGCCTATCTGCTGCTGCTGTCGGGCGGCGACCATCCATATCTGATAGCCTGCGTGGCTGCCGCCATCGGCGCGGCGCTGCTGGCGTTCGCCGGACGTCCGCGCGGCGAGCCGGGCTTGCACCAGTTCGCCGACACGGTGGGCAACGCCATCGACGCCATCATGATCGGCGCGGCGGAAACCTCGTATTTTGTCGATTCCGTCAAACAGAAGGTGGAACTCGATGTGCGCACGGCCAGCGACATCGCCGACAGTTCCGCACAAAATGCCGTGATGACGGAAAAGATCGCCGCCAACGCGGAACGGGCCGCCAAGGTCGCCGCCGGCGTGCGCGTGGAAAGCGTGGCGGCGCGTGCCGAAGTCGATCAGGGGCTGCACCGCATCAACAAGGCCCGCGAGGAAGCGCAAGGCGCCTCCAGCACCATGCTGAGCTTGCAGGACAAATCCAAACGCATCACGGGCTTTACGGAAGCCATTTCCGATATTTCCGCGCGCACCAACTTGCTGGCGCTGAACGCCGCCATCGAGGCGGCGCGTGCCGGCGAGCACGGGCGTGGTTTTGCCGTGGTGGCGGGGGAAGTGCGGCAATTGGCGCAGCGCACCAAGGAAGCCTCCGATGAAATCAGCGTGATGGTGCGCGAAATCAATGAACAGTCGGAAAAAGCTGCGCGTGGCATGAGTTCGCTGGCGGAGGGCGTGACGGAAGCGGCGCGCAATGTGGAAAGCGTGCATGCCTCGCTCAGCCATATCGAACAGTCATCGGGCGAGTCCGAGGACGCGATCGGGCAAATCGCCCGCGCCTCGCGCGAACACGTCGAGACGACGCAGCTGATCGCCGACGCCATCGAGCAAATCCGCGACAGCATGCTGTCGACGAATGTCGCATTGCCGCGTGCCACGCAGTCGGCCATGGCCCTGGCAGAGCGGGCCGAGGCGATCGCCGGCGCTTTGGGCGAATCGAGTGTGGCCACGCCGCACGATGAAATCCGCGAGACGGCCCAGCGCGCCGCGCGCGAGGTGGGCAAACTGTTCGAGCAAGCGATCGCGTCGGGGCGCATCACGCGCGAAGCCCTGTTCGATCGCCACTACCGGCCCATCCCGAACACCAATCCGCCCAAGCACAACACGAAGTTCGACGCGTTTACGGACAAGGTCTTGCCGGAGCTGCAGGAAGGCGTGCTGGCGGCATTGCCCCATCTGGCGTATGCGGGCGCCGTCGACAACAATGGATACTTTCCGACGCACAACAAGAAGTTTTCCCAGCCGCTGACGGGCGATTACGCCACCGATATGGTGAATAACCGCACCAAGCGCATCTTCAGCGACCGCACGGGCAAGCGCTGCGGCAGCAATACCAAGCCTTTCCTGCTGCAGACCTATAAACGCGACACGGGCGAAGTCATGCACGATTTATCCGTGCCGATCCACGTCGATGGCAAGCACTGGGGCGGTTTCAGGATTGGTTACCGCTCCAGCAGCCACGCATGA
- the coaD gene encoding pantetheine-phosphate adenylyltransferase produces MVVAVYPGTFDPLTRGHEDLVRRASGLFDKLIVGVADSKNKQPFFSLDERLEIANEVLGHYPNVQVESFSGLLKDFVRKHEARVIVRGLRAVSDFEYEFQMAGMNRYLLPDVETMFLTPSDQYQFISGTIVREIAALGGDVSKFVFPSVNRWLQNKIAANAASSQ; encoded by the coding sequence ATGGTTGTAGCCGTTTATCCAGGAACATTCGATCCGCTCACGCGCGGTCATGAAGATTTGGTGCGCCGTGCATCGGGTCTGTTTGACAAGCTGATCGTCGGTGTGGCCGACAGCAAGAACAAGCAACCGTTTTTCTCGCTCGACGAACGCCTGGAAATCGCCAACGAAGTCCTCGGTCACTATCCGAATGTGCAAGTGGAAAGCTTTTCCGGACTGCTCAAGGATTTCGTGCGCAAGCATGAAGCGCGGGTCATCGTGCGCGGCTTGCGCGCCGTCTCCGACTTCGAATACGAATTCCAGATGGCGGGCATGAACCGCTACCTGCTGCCCGATGTCGAAACCATGTTCCTGACACCGTCCGACCAGTACCAGTTCATTTCGGGCACCATCGTGCGCGAAATCGCGGCACTGGGCGGCGACGTCTCCAAGTTTGTCTTCCCCTCGGTGAACCGCTGGCTGCAAAACAAGATTGCTGCCAACGCTGCATCATCGCAATAA
- a CDS encoding YfhL family 4Fe-4S dicluster ferredoxin, translating to MALLITDECINCDICEPECPNDAIYMGAEIYEIDPNKCTECVGHFDEPQCQQVCPVSCIPFNPAWRETPEQLMAKYERLQAELPAAKT from the coding sequence ATGGCATTACTGATCACCGACGAATGCATCAATTGCGATATTTGCGAGCCCGAGTGCCCGAATGACGCGATCTACATGGGCGCGGAAATCTACGAAATCGATCCCAACAAGTGCACCGAATGCGTGGGCCACTTTGACGAGCCGCAATGCCAGCAAGTGTGCCCCGTCAGCTGCATCCCCTTCAATCCCGCCTGGCGCGAAACGCCGGAACAGCTGATGGCCAAGTACGAACGCCTGCAGGCCGAGCTGCCTGCCGCAAAAACCTAA
- a CDS encoding DUF6279 family lipoprotein, which produces MKKFNTQAPTSTPFKRFTYAVLALMLVVMAGCSGLRLAYNNGDTVLYWWLNAYVDLDRDQKGWVRDDIDKLFDWHRKTQLKDYVDILRTGQKQLQGNITQADLMADYGEIKQRTQALLLKAAPELADLARSLKPEQIAQMEKKFKSNNDDYRKKYLSGDQEKRQKLRYKKAMEQFELWFGSFSSEQEAIIRKASDARPLNNEIWLDERMRRQQNVLNLVKKVHQEKLGKEAAATLITTLIKDSFERLEHSERKAFFDAYESSTAQMVLTVIKIATPAQKAHAVKRMQGWIDDFNSLATQAK; this is translated from the coding sequence ATGAAAAAGTTTAACACGCAGGCCCCCACTTCCACGCCCTTCAAGCGGTTTACTTATGCCGTGCTGGCCCTCATGCTCGTCGTCATGGCCGGCTGCAGCGGCTTGCGCCTGGCCTACAACAATGGCGATACCGTGCTGTACTGGTGGCTGAATGCGTATGTCGACCTGGACCGCGACCAGAAGGGCTGGGTGCGCGACGACATTGACAAGCTGTTCGACTGGCACCGCAAGACGCAATTGAAGGATTACGTGGACATCCTGCGCACGGGCCAGAAGCAGCTGCAAGGCAATATCACGCAAGCAGACCTGATGGCCGACTACGGCGAGATCAAGCAGCGCACCCAGGCGTTGCTGCTGAAGGCGGCGCCCGAACTGGCCGACCTGGCGCGCTCGCTCAAGCCCGAGCAGATCGCACAGATGGAAAAGAAGTTCAAGTCCAACAATGACGATTACCGCAAGAAATACCTGAGCGGCGACCAGGAGAAGCGCCAGAAACTGCGCTACAAGAAAGCCATGGAGCAATTCGAACTGTGGTTCGGCAGCTTCAGCAGCGAGCAGGAAGCGATCATCCGCAAGGCGTCCGACGCGCGTCCGCTGAACAATGAGATCTGGCTCGACGAACGCATGCGGCGCCAGCAGAACGTATTGAACCTGGTCAAGAAAGTCCACCAGGAAAAGCTCGGCAAGGAAGCGGCCGCGACCTTGATCACGACGCTGATCAAGGACAGTTTCGAGCGCCTGGAACATTCCGAGCGCAAGGCCTTCTTCGATGCCTACGAAAGCAGCACGGCGCAGATGGTCTTGACGGTGATCAAGATCGCCACGCCGGCGCAAAAAGCCCACGCCGTCAAGCGCATGCAGGGCTGGATCGACGATTTCAATTCCCTGGCCACACAAGCCAAATAG
- the glmU gene encoding bifunctional UDP-N-acetylglucosamine diphosphorylase/glucosamine-1-phosphate N-acetyltransferase GlmU, which translates to MNVVILAAGMGKRMQSALPKVLHPLAGKPLLSHVIDTARGLAPSRLCVIYGHGGAAVLKLLDGYKTSHALAIDAAEQTQQLGTGHAVQQAVSLLDDSVPTLILYGDVPLTSAASLQQLVQAAGKDKLAILTVEQDDPFGLGRIVREHGAIVRIVEEKDATPEERAIKEINSGIMVAPTVQLKQWLSALSNDNAQGEYYLTDIVAQAVADGVAVTSAHPAAVWEVAGVNSKVQLAQLERIHQNNIAQALLERGVTLLDPARIDVRGELICGRDVTIDVGCVFEGRVELGDGVRVGANNVIINATVAAGAHIKPFCHIEDAVVGAASIIGPYARLRPGTVLAEDVHIGNFVEVKNSQIAAHSKANHLAYIGDATIGSKVNIGAGTITCNYDGVNKFRTVIEDDAFIGSDSQLIAPVTVGKGATLGAGTTLSKDAPAGKLTVSRARQVTIDGWTRPVKIKK; encoded by the coding sequence ATGAACGTTGTCATTCTCGCTGCCGGTATGGGCAAACGCATGCAGTCGGCATTGCCCAAGGTATTGCACCCGTTGGCTGGCAAGCCGCTGTTGTCGCACGTCATCGACACGGCGCGCGGCCTGGCGCCGTCCCGATTATGCGTGATTTACGGGCATGGGGGCGCCGCCGTGCTGAAGTTGCTCGACGGCTACAAGACCAGCCATGCCCTGGCGATCGACGCTGCCGAGCAAACGCAGCAGTTGGGCACCGGCCATGCGGTGCAGCAAGCCGTGTCCTTGCTCGATGACAGCGTACCGACCCTGATCCTGTACGGCGACGTGCCGCTGACCAGCGCCGCCTCCCTGCAGCAACTGGTGCAGGCCGCCGGCAAGGACAAGCTGGCCATCTTGACCGTGGAACAGGACGATCCCTTCGGCCTGGGCCGCATCGTGCGCGAGCACGGCGCCATCGTGCGCATCGTCGAGGAAAAGGATGCCACGCCAGAAGAGCGCGCCATCAAGGAGATCAACAGTGGCATCATGGTCGCGCCCACCGTGCAGCTCAAACAATGGTTGTCGGCCTTGTCGAACGACAATGCGCAGGGGGAATACTATCTGACCGATATCGTCGCGCAAGCCGTCGCCGATGGCGTGGCCGTCACCTCGGCCCACCCGGCTGCCGTGTGGGAAGTGGCGGGCGTCAACAGCAAGGTGCAACTGGCGCAGCTGGAACGCATCCACCAGAACAATATCGCGCAAGCGCTGCTCGAGCGTGGCGTGACCCTGCTGGACCCGGCCCGCATCGACGTGCGCGGCGAACTCATTTGCGGCCGCGATGTCACCATCGACGTCGGCTGTGTGTTCGAAGGCAGAGTCGAACTGGGCGATGGCGTGCGCGTGGGCGCCAACAACGTCATCATCAACGCCACGGTGGCCGCTGGCGCGCACATCAAGCCGTTCTGCCATATCGAGGACGCCGTCGTCGGCGCCGCCTCCATCATCGGCCCCTACGCGCGCCTGCGCCCCGGCACGGTCCTGGCGGAAGACGTGCATATCGGTAACTTCGTCGAAGTGAAAAACAGCCAGATCGCCGCGCACAGCAAGGCCAACCACCTGGCCTATATCGGCGACGCCACCATCGGCTCGAAGGTCAACATCGGCGCCGGCACGATTACCTGCAACTACGATGGCGTGAACAAGTTCCGCACGGTGATTGAAGACGACGCCTTTATCGGCAGCGACAGCCAGCTGATCGCGCCCGTCACCGTCGGCAAGGGCGCCACTCTGGGCGCCGGCACGACCTTGTCGAAAGATGCGCCGGCCGGCAAGCTGACGGTCTCGCGCGCACGGCAAGTGACCATCGACGGCTGGACGCGCCCCGTGAAAATCAAGAAGTAA
- a CDS encoding chalcone isomerase family protein, protein MQISTSRLGRSLACACLCAALAQAALAIEVGGVKLDETVQLASRELKLNGAGVRYKVIFKVYTIALYLPEKKTQLTDILALPGPRRLEIVMLRDITSDELGHAFMQGLKRSSDQADRTRLLSQTMQFGAMFAMVPGLKKGDILTVDWLPEEGTLCKLNGKQVGDTVPDLAFYNALLKIWIGAHPADSLLRAHLLGDMA, encoded by the coding sequence ATGCAAATCAGCACATCCCGCTTGGGCCGCTCCCTGGCTTGTGCCTGCCTGTGCGCTGCCCTGGCACAAGCAGCGCTGGCCATCGAGGTGGGCGGCGTCAAACTGGACGAGACCGTGCAGCTGGCCAGCCGCGAGTTGAAACTCAACGGCGCTGGCGTGCGCTACAAGGTCATCTTCAAGGTCTACACGATTGCGCTGTACCTGCCGGAAAAGAAAACCCAGCTGACCGACATCCTGGCCCTGCCGGGGCCGCGCCGTCTGGAAATCGTCATGCTGCGCGACATCACTTCCGACGAGCTGGGTCACGCCTTCATGCAGGGCTTGAAGCGCAGCTCCGACCAGGCCGACCGCACGCGCCTGCTGAGCCAAACGATGCAGTTCGGCGCCATGTTCGCCATGGTGCCCGGCCTGAAAAAAGGCGACATCCTGACGGTGGACTGGCTGCCGGAAGAGGGAACGTTGTGCAAGCTGAACGGCAAGCAGGTGGGCGACACGGTACCGGACCTGGCTTTTTATAATGCGCTGCTGAAGATCTGGATCGGCGCCCATCCGGCCGACAGCTTGCTGCGCGCGCATTTGCTGGGCGATATGGCCTAA
- the rsmD gene encoding 16S rRNA (guanine(966)-N(2))-methyltransferase RsmD, with product MQKKIKKPAKVPVHHAPPPNQVRIIGGQWKRSVLPVLQALGLRPTPDRVRETVFNWINHLRDGDWANAQVLDLFAGSGALGFEAASRGAASVTMVDTHTPVIRQLEENKVKLRAENVQLLRGDALLTAQGLASRGQRFDLIFLDPPYQQDFLAKVLPLCANLLKEGGMVYAESGLPLVFDEASELDKPEWMAPWEVIRADKAGTVYYHLLTYNKVPATA from the coding sequence ATGCAAAAGAAAATTAAGAAACCCGCCAAAGTCCCCGTCCACCACGCGCCGCCACCGAACCAGGTGCGCATCATCGGCGGCCAGTGGAAGCGTTCCGTGCTGCCTGTTTTACAGGCACTGGGACTGCGCCCGACACCAGACCGCGTACGTGAAACCGTATTCAACTGGATCAACCACTTGCGCGACGGCGACTGGGCCAACGCCCAGGTGCTGGACCTGTTCGCCGGCAGCGGCGCACTGGGCTTCGAGGCGGCCAGCCGCGGCGCGGCGTCCGTCACCATGGTCGACACGCATACGCCCGTGATCCGCCAACTGGAAGAAAACAAGGTGAAATTGCGCGCCGAGAATGTGCAACTGCTGCGCGGCGACGCCCTGCTGACGGCGCAAGGCCTGGCATCGCGCGGCCAGCGTTTCGACCTGATCTTCCTCGACCCGCCTTACCAGCAGGATTTCCTGGCCAAAGTGCTGCCCTTGTGCGCCAACCTGCTCAAGGAAGGCGGCATGGTCTACGCGGAATCGGGCTTGCCGCTGGTCTTCGATGAAGCCAGCGAACTGGACAAACCCGAGTGGATGGCGCCGTGGGAAGTCATCCGTGCCGACAAGGCGGGCACCGTTTATTATCATTTGCTAACTTACAACAAAGTGCCGGCAACTGCCTGA
- a CDS encoding LysR family transcriptional regulator, translating into MSFLTLDLNLLRVFDAVMTEQNLTRAAGHLAMTQPAVSNAIKRLRESLGDELLIRTAYGVKPTPRAEALWPSVRSALASLEAAVTPETFDVSKTHATFRMAMADATAAFWLPSLMRSIEREAPGVNVRMMPLTTREPRPMLLRGDIDLAVGFFPGVAAQLSSETGSPIRHERLYSGKYVCVMRRGHPLADKELTLDNYCAANHLLVSFSGRAHGLIDEALSQIHRERRILLTVNQFFTAGRVVANSDLITVLPRHLIASTGMTESLLYKDLPLTLPAVHLDMLWHERDARSPAHKWLRNHLESMNTPTLRTATAAGGGVAPKPHIE; encoded by the coding sequence ATGAGTTTTCTGACGCTGGATCTGAACTTGCTGCGTGTTTTCGACGCCGTCATGACGGAACAAAACCTGACGCGCGCAGCCGGCCACCTGGCGATGACGCAGCCGGCGGTATCGAACGCCATCAAACGCCTGCGCGAGAGCCTCGGTGACGAATTGCTGATCCGCACCGCATATGGCGTCAAACCCACGCCCCGCGCCGAAGCGCTGTGGCCATCCGTGCGCTCGGCCCTGGCCAGCCTGGAAGCGGCCGTCACGCCGGAAACCTTCGACGTGTCGAAGACCCACGCCACTTTCCGCATGGCCATGGCCGATGCGACGGCCGCCTTCTGGCTGCCCTCGCTGATGCGCTCGATCGAACGGGAAGCACCGGGCGTCAACGTGCGCATGATGCCACTGACCACGCGCGAACCGCGTCCCATGTTGCTGCGCGGCGATATCGACCTGGCTGTGGGCTTCTTTCCCGGCGTGGCGGCGCAACTGTCGAGCGAAACGGGTTCGCCCATCCGCCACGAGCGCTTGTATTCCGGCAAGTATGTGTGCGTGATGCGGCGCGGCCATCCGCTGGCCGACAAGGAATTAACCTTGGATAACTATTGCGCGGCGAACCATTTATTGGTGAGCTTTTCCGGCCGCGCGCATGGCTTGATCGACGAAGCGCTGTCGCAGATCCACCGCGAACGGCGCATCTTGCTGACGGTCAACCAGTTCTTCACGGCAGGCAGAGTCGTCGCCAATTCCGACCTGATCACCGTCTTGCCGCGCCATTTGATCGCCTCAACGGGCATGACGGAGTCCTTGCTGTACAAGGATTTGCCATTGACCCTGCCAGCGGTCCACCTGGACATGCTGTGGCACGAGCGCGATGCGCGCAGCCCCGCCCACAAATGGCTGCGTAATCATCTGGAAAGCATGAACACGCCCACTTTACGCACGGCCACGGCGGCCGGCGGCGGCGTGGCACCCAAGCCCCATATCGAGTGA